In one Cloacibacillus porcorum genomic region, the following are encoded:
- the catA gene encoding type A chloramphenicol O-acetyltransferase, whose protein sequence is MTFEKIDRDTWVRKEYFEHYFSNIPCTYSMTVRLDITQIVKQQVKLYPAMLYYLTTVVNRHSEFRTAFNENNELGIYSEMIPCYTVFHKDTEAFSNIWTNYTPNFEEFCNAYENDILQYVNEKGMTAKPNVPSNYFNVSMIPWATFEGFNLNLQKGYDYLKPIFTIGKYYQETGRTLIPLATQVHHAVCDGFHVCRLIDELQELINN, encoded by the coding sequence ATGACATTTGAGAAAATTGATAGGGACACATGGGTACGAAAAGAATATTTTGAACATTATTTCTCAAATATTCCCTGTACTTATAGCATGACTGTTAGGTTAGATATTACACAGATAGTGAAGCAACAGGTAAAATTATATCCAGCTATGCTTTACTATCTTACGACTGTTGTAAACCGTCATTCTGAGTTTAGAACTGCTTTCAATGAGAACAATGAATTGGGTATTTATAGTGAAATGATACCTTGCTATACAGTTTTTCATAAAGACACCGAAGCATTTTCTAATATCTGGACGAACTACACGCCGAATTTTGAAGAATTTTGTAATGCTTATGAGAATGATATATTACAGTACGTAAATGAAAAAGGAATGACAGCAAAGCCAAATGTTCCCAGCAATTACTTCAATGTTTCAATGATACCGTGGGCAACATTTGAGGGCTTTAACTTGAACTTGCAGAAAGGATATGATTATTTGAAGCCTATTTTTACAATAGGGAAATATTATCAAGAAACTGGACGAACTCTAATTCCTTTGGCAACTCAAGTTCATCATGCTGTATGTGATGGATTTCATGTTTGCCGTTTAATAGACGAATTGCAGGAATTGATAAATAATTAA
- a CDS encoding Ppx/GppA phosphatase family protein yields MRDMNTIAALDIGSNAVRFLICSIEESSDTKKCRKVAFLRVPVRLGEDVFTEGEISARRRMLLCEAMQGFSHLMKTFGVSEYRACATSSMREAKNGAEVLDEIREKSGIQVEVISGLEEAEIIYAAGVSSAGSENWKDSLHVDVGGGSTEVVIYAGGRVAESRSFRLGTVRILKDAVEKGDKELFKKELKKIGEKYRGLRIIGSGGNINKAQKLLNKRVGEPISAVELRMLYDTLKKMTFEERINNFKLNPYRADVIIPALKIFLLVSKLCCAPTIIVPQVGLVDGIIAMLHAKMSS; encoded by the coding sequence ATGAGAGATATGAACACGATCGCGGCGCTGGATATCGGCAGCAACGCCGTCCGTTTTCTGATCTGCAGCATAGAGGAATCCAGCGACACGAAAAAATGCCGTAAAGTCGCCTTTCTCCGCGTGCCGGTGCGTCTCGGGGAGGACGTCTTCACCGAGGGCGAGATAAGCGCGCGCCGGAGAATGCTGCTCTGCGAGGCGATGCAGGGCTTTTCCCATCTGATGAAGACCTTCGGCGTGAGCGAATACCGCGCCTGCGCCACCAGCTCGATGCGCGAGGCAAAAAACGGCGCCGAAGTTCTCGACGAGATCAGGGAAAAGAGCGGCATCCAGGTCGAGGTAATATCGGGGCTGGAAGAGGCCGAGATAATATACGCGGCGGGCGTCTCTTCCGCCGGCAGTGAAAATTGGAAAGACTCCCTCCACGTCGACGTCGGCGGCGGCAGCACGGAGGTCGTTATCTACGCCGGCGGCCGCGTCGCCGAATCGCGCTCATTCCGGCTCGGGACGGTGCGCATCCTGAAAGACGCGGTCGAAAAGGGGGACAAAGAGCTCTTTAAAAAAGAGCTGAAAAAAATCGGGGAAAAATACCGCGGCCTGCGCATCATCGGCTCTGGCGGCAACATAAATAAGGCGCAGAAGCTGCTCAACAAACGGGTTGGCGAGCCGATAAGCGCCGTCGAGCTGAGGATGCTCTACGACACGCTGAAGAAGATGACCTTTGAAGAGAGGATCAACAACTTCAAGCTCAATCCCTACCGCGCCGACGTCATCATCCCCGCGCTGAAAATATTCCTCCTCGTCAGCAAACTTTGCTGCGCGCCGACGATCATCGTGCCGCAGGTAGGGCTGGTGGACGGGATCATCGCCATGCTCCACGCGAAAATGTCCTCATAG